One region of Chaetodon auriga isolate fChaAug3 chromosome 5, fChaAug3.hap1, whole genome shotgun sequence genomic DNA includes:
- the lrp13 gene encoding vitellogenin receptor, whose product MGGRLFLCAVLLQLSGPLQGEPVVSVGAGPLKCGLGSKLCKDGSECVLYNHLCDGEPDCKDGSDEEDCASVCNEDQFQCAHGKKCIDKDQVCDDISQCQDRSDELHCTKRTEGCVHQCDNKSRCLPAKLLCDGERDCLDGTDEASCEDQEEDGHEKEEGTSLNSVPAASVGSSTPIRCSLGSKACRDNTECVLYHHVCDGEADCRDGSDEEECVLTCDTDQFQCAHGKKCIEQSQVCDGVSQCQDRSDEEGCAKQIEGCAHQCDDKRRCIPNSFLCDGERDCWDGSDEANCADEGCSATEFKCTSGQCLSATMRCDGHPDCRDRSDEDSCTNAPTCTTKHRCPHSKECLVQEWICDGDQDCKDGTDEKDCPVAPLNCGEFQWSCKSKTECVPSAWRCDGMKDCDDGSDETECGVVTCLPHQFQCGSQECLDPVLVCNGITNCADGSDEGGSCQINCAEADYSRCSQSCYSTPLGTRCRCTAGFLLMEDGLTCADIDECDSPGGCSQLCTNTPGSYQCDCHPGYIMEADGRHCKITGEPFLLSSVQTDLLLFGLRSGSLDVLSSSAKKAILSLDYDWREQRVFWVSLDTESIRWSSLDQKSTGTLIKGVRADSVAVDWLGRNLYWIDGVNSQIVAIRLATTTVKSLNHSVILDEDLDQPRSLALLPQKGLMFWTEIGNVVKIERAGMDGSERMAVVNSSLGWPGGVAVDTISDRVYWTDERLRAIGSATLDGDDIRILQMKETSNPFSLAVFNGMLYWSDAKKRVVLAAHKTSGKNHQVLLKRPRQPFGVKVIHPLLQMGIENPCEKTDCSHMCVLAPGPRAVCKCPSGLLLAEDGLTCSSLVNSAFLLMLSPSTVTQIYLQSQHRAAELQGWPEHLALQVPSVNKAAIMDYSLRDRTLFLTDDGTTSLSSFKMMDSDLSPQGQLLKLLGDTITAMALDWVTLNVYWSSNKQPRLQVTSIMAAHTAVLIKEGIGRVESIALHPPSGRVCFTNLGLQGTGTVATLECANMDGTGRSVVWKDAVQPTSLTFSNNGDTIHWADTGLGAIGSVQLDGSGYKELKAGDGLAAVTLSDDTLLWMTVSDKTRLWYRDEQQQNKLWFEVGTEVVSLKAFGKSSQTGSNQCTDSNGDCQHLCLATPGGRTCKCAHDHVLVNATHCSQEQGCPGGSRPCLDQLSCQPVEKFCNGHVDCSDHSDENCVSLKQWSGARIPAPTQASSSFPPSSPLTTLSDVTGLNTTMNVSSQLRFLDAQECSQRRCSGNGHCAETNGDIVCVCPLGYSGDSCQDHLLKSIQGPIVYSAAGLCAGMVVITVLAVVVKRRKSANTRRVSSAAVKETSMTDLENKAENAPSTQTSPADPDKPEEVVSSVD is encoded by the exons ATGGGAGGACGTCTGTTTCTTTGTGCAGTCTTATTGCAGTTGTCAGGGCCCTTGCAAGGTGAGC CAGTTGTTTCAGTTGGAGCCGGTCCATTGAAGTGTGGCCTGGGCTCTAAACTGTGCAAAGATGGCTCAGAGTGTGTCCTCTACAACCATTTGTGTGATGGAGAGCCTGACTGCAAGGATGGTTCAGATGAAGAGGACTGTGCATCAGTATGCAATGAAG ATCAGTTCCAGTGTGCCCATGGGAAGAAGTGTATAGACAAGGACCAGGTGTGCGACGATATATCTCAGTGTCAGGACCGTTCTGATGAACTCCACTGTACGAAGCGAACTGAGGGCTGTGTTCACCAGTGTGACAACAAGAGTCGCTGCTTACCTGCAAAGTTGCTctgtgatggagagagggacTGTTTAGATGGCACGGACGAAGCCAGCTGTG AGGACCAAGAGGAAGATGGGCATGAAAAGGAAGAAGGGACAAGTCTAAACTCTGTGCCTGCTGCCTCAGTTGGCTCATCGACCCCCATTAGGTGTTCACTGGGTTCTAAAGCCTGCAGGGACAACACAGAATGTGTCCTCTACCACCATGTCTGTGATGGAGAAGCAGACTGCAGAGATGGTTCAGATGAGGAAGAATGTGTATTAACATGTGACACAG ACCAGTTCCAGTGCGCCCATGGAAAGAAGTGCATAGAGCAGAGCCAGGTGTGTGACGGCGTGTCTCAGTGTCAGGACCGCTCTGATGAAGAGGGATGTGCCAAGCAGATAGAGGGCTGTGCTCACCAATGTGATGACAAGAGACGCTGCATTCCTAACAGCTTCCTCTGTGATGGGGAGAGGGACTGCTGGGATGGCAGTGATGAGGCAAATTGTG CGGACGAGGGCTGCAGTGCCACTGAGTTTAAGTGTACCAGTGGTCAGTGCCTGTCGGCCACAATGCGTTGTGATGGTCACCCAGACTGCCGGGACCGCTCGGATGAGGACAGCTGCACCAATGCACCGACCTGCACCACCAAACACCGCTGCCCCCACAGCAAGGAGTGTCTGGTGCAAGAGTGGATCTGTGATGGAGATCAGGACTGCAAAGATGGCACAGATGAGAAG gaTTGTCCTGTGGCTCCACTGAACTGTGGCGAGTTTCAGTGGTCGTGTAAATCCAAGACAGAGTGTGTCCCTTCAGCCTGGAGGTGTGATGGCATGAAGGACTGTGATGATGGCAGCGATGAGACTGAAT GTGGGGTGGTGACATGCCTCCCTCACCAGTTCCAGTGTGGCAGCCAGGAATGCCTGGATCCAGTCCTGGTGTGCAACGGCATTACCAACTGTGCCGATGGCTCAGATGAGGGAGGCAGCTGCCAGATAAACTGTGCAGAGGCAGATTACAGCCGCTGCTCTCAGAGCTGCTACAGCACTCCACTGGGAACG CGTTGTCGGTGTACAGCCGGGTTTCTGCTCATGGAGGACGGGCTGACCTGTGCTGATATTGATGAGTGTGACAGCCCAGGTGGGTGCAGTCAGCTGTGCACCAACACTCCAGGCTCATACCAATGTGACTGTCACCCAGGCTACATAATGGAGGCAGATGGACGCCACTGCAAGATCACTG GTGAGCCCTTCCTGTTGTCGTCAGTCCAGACGGACCTCCTCTTGTTTGGCCTACGCAGTGGCAGCCTAGATGTGTTGTCCTCCTCTGCCAAGAAGGCTATCCTCTCCCTGGACTATGactggagggagcagagggtCTTCTGGGTCAGTCTGGACACTGAAAGCATCAGGTGGTCCTCACTGGACCAGAAGAGCACAGGAACTCTGATTAAAG GTGTCCGGGCTGATTCTGTAGCTGTGGACTGGCTTGGGAGGAACCTGTACTGGATTGATGGAGTGAACAGTCAGATTGTTGCCATCAGACTGGCCACAACCACTGTGAAGTCACTCAACCACAGCGTCATCCTGGACGAAGACCTGGATCAGCCTCGCTCTCTGGCATTGCTGCCCCAGAAAGG GCTGATGTTCTGGACAGAGATAGGTAATGTAGTGAAGATAGAGCGTGCTGGGATGGACGGGTCAGAGAGGATGGCAGTGGTGAACTCCAGTCTAGGCTGGCCTGGCGGTGTGGCTGTGGACACAATCTCTGACAGAGTGTACTGGACAGATGAAAGGCTGAGGGCGATTGGATCTGCAACACTGGATGGAGATGACATTCGG attCTACAGATGAAAGAAACCAGCAACCCATTCTCACTGGCCGTGTTCAATGGCATGCTCTACTGGTCTGATGCCAAGAAGCGAGTGGTGCTGGCTGCTCATAAAACCTCCGGCAAAAACCATCAAGTTCTCCTGAAACGACCAAGACAACCTTTTGGTGTGAAG GTCATCCACCCTTTGCTCCAAATGGGCATTGAGAACCCCTGCGAGAAGACGGACTGttcacacatgtgtgtgttggcccCGGGGCCCAGGGCTGTGTGCAAGTGTCCTTCTGGTCTTTTACTGGCTGAGGATGGCCTGACCTGTTCCAGCCTGGTCAATTCTGCGTTCCTGCTGATGCTGTCTCCCTCCACAGTCACCCAG ATCTACTTGCAGtcacaacacagagcagcagagctgcAGGGCTGGCCTGAACACCTGGCCCTGCAGGTGCCCAGTGTCAACAAGGCAGCCATCATGGACTACAGCCTTCGTGACCGCACCCTATTCCTGACAGATGATGGCACAACTTCTCTCAGCTCCTTCAAGATGATGGACTCAGACTTGTCCCCTCAAGGGCAGCTTCTCAAACTCCTGGGTGACACCATCACTGCCATGGCCCTGGACTGGGTAACACTTAATGTTTACTGGAGCAGTAACAAACAGCCCCGTCTGCAGGTCACCTCCATCATGGCTGCCCATACTGCTGTTCTCATTAAGGAAGGCATTGGCAGAGTGGAGTCCATTGCCCTCCACCCTCCCAGTGGCAGAGTTTGTTTCACCAACCTTGGCCTGCAGGGTACAGGTACTGTGGCTACTTTAGAGTGTGCCAACATGGATGGTACTGGGCGGAGTGTGGTGTGGAAGGATGCTGTCCAGCCCACATCTCTGACCTTCTCTAATAATGGGGATACCATTCATTGGGCTGACACTG GTTTAGGGGCCATTGGCTCTGTCCAGCTAGATGGATCTGGATACAAAGAGTTGAAGGCTGGTGATGGCCTGGCTGCTGTGACTCTGAGTGATGACACACTGCTCTGGATGACTGTCAGTG ACAAGACCAGGCTCTGGTAcagagatgagcagcagcagaacaagctgtggTTTGAGGTGGGCACAGAGGTGGTCAGCCTAAAGGCGTTCGGCAAGTCCAGTCAGACTG GTTCAAACCAGTGCACAGACAGCAATGGCGACTGTCAGCACTTATGCCTTGCCACTCCAGGAGGTCGGACATGCAAGTGCGCCCATGACCACGTCCTTGTGAATGCCACCCACTGCAGCCAGGAGCAGGGCTGCCCAGGTGGCAGCAGGCCCTGTCTGGATCAGCTCTCATGCCAACCTGTTGAGAAGTTCTGTAATGGGCATGTAGACTGCTCTGACCACTCCGATGAAAATT GTGTCAGTCTGAAGCAGTGGTCAGGAGCCAGGATCCCTGCTCCCACCCAGGCCAGCAGCTcctttcctccatcttctcctctcactACTCTCTCTGACGTCACTGGCCTGAACACCACCATGAATGTCAGCAGTCAGCTCAGGTTCCTGGATGCCCAGGAGTGCAGCCAGAGACGCTGCAGTGGCAACGGACACTGTGCGGAGACCAATGgagacattgtgtgtgtatgtccacTGGGCTACAGCGGTGATTCCTGTCAAGACCATCTCCTAAAGAGCATACAGGGTCCCATTGTCTACAGTGCagcagggctctgtgcaggaaTGGTGGTCATTACTGTGTTGGCTGTGGTGGttaagaggaggaagagtgctAACACAAG GAGAgtcagctcagcagcagtgaaggaaaCAAGCATGACTGACCTGGAGAATAAGGCTGAGAACGCCCCAAGTACACAAACTTCTCCAGCAGACCCAGACAAACCAGAG GAAGTGGTATCTTCTGTGGACTGA